In one window of Fervidobacterium gondwanense DSM 13020 DNA:
- a CDS encoding DarT ssDNA thymidine ADP-ribosyltransferase family protein, with protein MLYYIAPISNLHGIFKHRKVFCRKDAERKGLIKEDPSDKDVQRRRTNKIIYEGREKRYNLHDYVNLYINPRNAMLYRYLREKDKIAVLEFSGDLLSKFRYVRYSFKNASADDAIISGSPYLINENIQRIFSSSWNGDEELKKIMQSEVLVFGYVPIDFLVSIITPSKYIEEVKGIVRKYELNIPVFSKSRQIEDIFFESEF; from the coding sequence ATGCTGTATTATATAGCACCAATCTCAAATTTGCATGGAATTTTTAAACATCGCAAGGTGTTTTGCAGGAAAGATGCAGAAAGAAAAGGGTTAATAAAAGAAGATCCATCTGACAAAGATGTTCAAAGAAGGCGGACAAACAAGATTATCTATGAAGGTCGCGAAAAGAGATATAATCTTCACGATTATGTGAATTTGTATATAAATCCAAGAAACGCTATGCTTTACCGCTATTTGAGAGAAAAGGATAAGATTGCTGTCTTAGAATTTTCCGGCGATTTGTTAAGCAAGTTTAGATACGTAAGATATTCGTTCAAAAATGCTTCAGCCGATGATGCTATTATCTCAGGGAGTCCATACTTAATCAATGAAAATATACAAAGAATTTTTTCCTCATCTTGGAACGGAGATGAAGAGCTAAAAAAGATAATGCAGTCTGAAGTATTAGTTTTTGGGTATGTGCCAATAGATTTCTTAGTGAGTATTATTACTCCGTCTAAATATATTGAAGAAGTTAAGGGAATAGTAAGGAAGTACGAACTGAACATCCCCGTTTTTTCTAAATCAAGACAAATCGAAGATATATTTTTCGAAAGTGAGTTCTAA
- a CDS encoding MBL fold metallo-hydrolase → MLLRSIKTESTCLTILCDDELNEPLIREHGFSVLVEKDGEPPLLFDTGHTDVFLRNAEIIGKNLLEVGNVVISHGHYDHAGGLRYLANLGKRFNVFLREEAFLPKYSGERFTGVQWEEAKDGFDFMIVKDKLMRISQSMYIFGPARLNNNFEEPDSKFFVEKNGQRIRDFFEEELNLVVDEGDGIILITGCAHRGIVNIVKDATELFGKQVKLLMGGFHLYNLPESKGRRTIEALTFLGVKKIIPYHCSGELIKEMLKDAQ, encoded by the coding sequence ATGTTATTGAGAAGCATAAAAACAGAATCAACATGTCTAACAATATTGTGCGATGATGAACTTAACGAACCACTGATTCGTGAGCATGGATTTTCAGTGCTTGTTGAAAAGGACGGAGAACCACCGTTGCTCTTTGATACTGGGCATACAGATGTATTTCTCAGAAATGCTGAGATTATTGGTAAGAATCTACTTGAAGTGGGAAACGTGGTCATAAGCCACGGGCATTATGACCACGCCGGTGGGCTTAGATACCTTGCGAACCTCGGAAAAAGGTTCAACGTCTTTCTAAGAGAGGAGGCATTCTTGCCAAAGTACAGCGGTGAAAGATTTACAGGCGTTCAGTGGGAAGAGGCAAAAGATGGGTTCGACTTCATGATAGTCAAGGACAAACTGATGAGAATTTCACAATCTATGTATATCTTCGGACCAGCCAGATTGAACAACAATTTTGAAGAACCAGATTCAAAGTTTTTCGTTGAAAAGAACGGTCAAAGAATTAGAGACTTTTTTGAAGAAGAACTAAACCTTGTAGTGGATGAAGGTGATGGAATAATCCTTATAACAGGCTGTGCGCATAGAGGGATAGTAAATATAGTAAAAGACGCAACAGAACTGTTTGGGAAGCAGGTTAAACTCCTTATGGGCGGGTTTCATCTCTATAACTTGCCTGAAAGTAAGGGAAGGAGGACTATAGAAGCACTTACATTTCTTGGTGTTAAGAAAATTATTCCATACCATTGTAGCGGAGAATTGATCAAGGAGATGCTGAAAGACGCTCAGTAA
- a CDS encoding ArsR/SmtB family transcription factor: protein MVENLEKYAETLKVIAHPIRLQILMMLKDNEKLCVCEMLPRIGISQPNLSQHLSMMRLSGLVETEKKGNMVFYKLSDNRFLKEFLDLIDKYINAEVK from the coding sequence ATGGTAGAGAACTTAGAGAAGTATGCAGAGACATTAAAAGTGATCGCACACCCGATAAGATTGCAAATACTTATGATGTTAAAAGATAACGAAAAACTCTGCGTGTGTGAAATGTTACCACGCATCGGTATTAGTCAACCAAACCTATCTCAACACCTGTCCATGATGAGACTAAGTGGACTGGTCGAAACAGAAAAGAAAGGTAACATGGTCTTTTACAAACTTTCGGACAACAGATTTTTGAAAGAATTTCTGGATTTAATAGACAAATATATTAATGCAGAGGTGAAATAA
- a CDS encoding thioredoxin family protein, whose translation MAKKVEVLGSGCPKCKQTLKIIETAIQELGINAVVEKVQDINEIISRGVAATPAVAIDGKIVLSGKIPTIDEAKKLLAE comes from the coding sequence ATGGCAAAGAAGGTAGAAGTACTCGGTTCAGGATGTCCAAAGTGCAAACAGACGCTCAAGATTATTGAAACTGCGATTCAAGAACTTGGAATCAACGCAGTAGTTGAGAAAGTCCAAGACATCAACGAAATAATTTCAAGAGGAGTTGCAGCAACCCCAGCAGTAGCAATCGATGGGAAGATAGTCCTTTCAGGAAAGATACCGACAATTGATGAAGCGAAGAAACTGCTTGCTGAGTAA
- a CDS encoding ABC transporter permease: MIKRRHVIYILPIAYIIFSLFIPFILNLHFSGGFSLDALIDNASKIRFTIFQALLSSVLTALLGLPGAYLVGRTKIHPVIRRTFRVMSSIPFVLPGITMAIGFFLVFGKNGVYTRFLNTFGLDVRILYTFSAVLLGHVFYNFPLFIRIVGEAWENIDGYVIEAAKVDGASGWEIFSKIEIPMLLPSILRAFFLTYIYTFTSFSVVLILGGIQFSTLEVAIYMYSRVTFDFRAAATLMIFQIILISFIGYFTSLKREVHEKHHYRHLDNFPKWGYVFFTISAILIFIPLVYSALSGFLDYYGKFSLENFKLLFSEDISYLTGASLSEVVKYTLVISTSASILSILVSLFAGYFSVRGKRLQYIVLIPAAMSSVSLAFSYVLIDIPVLLKIILVHSLINLPISFGIIESGWRNIPQNIIDSAKIDGAGTFRWFSKVAFPLMKNSIFTAFVYSFTISVGETSGTLTLAEPPITTFAAVVFRLMSSRNTEIAMALNTFYFIFVVTLFITIEALRKEEH, from the coding sequence ATGATTAAGAGAAGACACGTTATATACATACTTCCTATTGCTTACATAATATTTTCACTTTTTATTCCTTTCATCCTCAACCTCCATTTTTCAGGAGGTTTTTCGCTCGATGCACTGATAGACAACGCTTCAAAGATCCGATTTACTATATTTCAGGCTCTTCTTTCCTCAGTTTTGACTGCTTTACTCGGACTTCCAGGAGCTTACCTTGTCGGTAGAACGAAGATACATCCGGTTATAAGGCGCACATTCAGAGTGATGTCAAGCATTCCATTTGTCCTTCCCGGTATAACAATGGCAATAGGATTTTTCTTAGTGTTTGGGAAAAACGGCGTGTACACAAGATTTCTCAATACTTTTGGCTTAGATGTTAGGATACTTTATACCTTCAGCGCAGTTTTACTTGGTCATGTTTTTTATAACTTTCCACTCTTTATTCGGATTGTTGGCGAGGCTTGGGAGAATATAGACGGATACGTAATTGAAGCTGCGAAAGTTGATGGTGCAAGTGGTTGGGAAATATTTTCTAAGATTGAAATTCCGATGTTGTTGCCATCTATTCTCAGAGCTTTCTTTTTAACTTATATATACACTTTTACAAGCTTTTCCGTTGTGCTTATCCTTGGTGGAATTCAGTTCTCAACATTAGAAGTTGCGATTTACATGTACTCGCGAGTAACGTTTGATTTTAGAGCAGCAGCAACGTTGATGATTTTCCAAATTATACTTATATCTTTTATCGGTTATTTTACATCGCTTAAGCGTGAGGTTCATGAGAAGCACCACTATAGACACTTGGACAATTTTCCGAAGTGGGGTTATGTGTTCTTTACAATCTCAGCAATCCTGATATTTATCCCTCTTGTTTACTCAGCTTTATCAGGTTTTCTCGACTATTACGGTAAGTTCTCTCTCGAGAATTTCAAACTGCTATTTTCAGAGGATATATCGTACTTAACGGGTGCGAGTTTAAGCGAAGTTGTAAAGTACACGCTTGTAATCTCTACGAGCGCATCTATTTTGAGCATTCTTGTCAGTTTATTTGCCGGTTATTTCTCAGTGCGTGGAAAGAGGTTACAATATATCGTATTGATACCTGCGGCTATGTCATCCGTATCGCTTGCTTTTTCGTATGTGCTCATAGATATTCCAGTTTTGCTCAAAATAATCCTTGTCCACTCGCTTATAAATCTTCCCATATCATTTGGCATAATAGAATCTGGCTGGAGGAATATACCGCAAAATATAATTGATTCAGCGAAAATAGATGGCGCAGGAACTTTCAGATGGTTTTCAAAAGTCGCATTCCCACTTATGAAAAATAGCATATTTACAGCCTTCGTTTACTCATTTACAATTTCTGTAGGTGAGACATCCGGAACTCTAACATTAGCTGAGCCACCAATAACCACATTCGCAGCCGTTGTTTTTCGATTAATGAGTTCAAGAAATACTGAAATTGCGATGGCATTAAATACATTTTATTTCATATTCGTCGTTACTTTGTTCATAACAATAGAAGCCTTAAGGAAGGAGGAGCATTGA
- a CDS encoding permease translates to MSELKLFFLILAVFFVFYFVPFDAPAVKDSILNGFVMLNEYAREHVLLCLVPAFFIAGTISVMLKKDAILKLLGPDAKRIISYPIAAISGAILAVCSCTILPLFGGIYKKGAGIGPAATFLFAGPAINIAAIFLTARILGWDLGIARMIATLSAAILIGLIMELIYKEKGSGGFVQTAETNTSNAKALTFFLLQLFFLVLSGLKINPTIKNAGLGVLGLSVFGMALFGFERDETRSWIAETWDFAKKILPYLFVGVFLAGIITKLLPQNVVVFLLGKNNIFSTFVASIIGALMYFATLTEVPIVQALTQLGMAKGPTLALLMAGNSLSLPSMIVITKLLGKKKAFTYFGLVVLFSTIFGMIYGLIG, encoded by the coding sequence GTGAGCGAACTAAAATTATTCTTTCTAATCTTAGCCGTATTCTTCGTATTCTATTTTGTCCCATTCGATGCACCCGCTGTTAAGGACAGCATCTTAAACGGTTTTGTTATGCTCAACGAATACGCCCGCGAACACGTTCTACTTTGTTTAGTCCCTGCATTCTTCATCGCTGGCACAATTTCCGTCATGCTCAAAAAAGATGCCATACTGAAACTTCTCGGTCCTGATGCCAAAAGAATAATATCCTACCCAATTGCAGCTATCAGCGGGGCAATACTTGCGGTTTGCTCTTGTACAATCCTCCCGCTTTTTGGTGGCATATATAAGAAAGGAGCAGGAATCGGTCCAGCAGCAACATTCCTTTTCGCAGGACCCGCTATCAACATCGCAGCGATATTTCTAACAGCAAGAATCCTTGGCTGGGACCTTGGAATTGCAAGGATGATAGCAACATTAAGTGCAGCGATACTCATAGGTTTAATTATGGAGCTGATTTACAAAGAAAAAGGTAGTGGTGGATTTGTACAAACAGCTGAGACAAACACAAGTAATGCAAAAGCACTGACATTTTTTCTGTTGCAACTCTTTTTCCTTGTACTCAGCGGGCTCAAAATAAACCCAACAATTAAAAATGCTGGACTCGGCGTACTTGGCTTATCAGTATTTGGGATGGCACTTTTCGGATTTGAAAGAGACGAAACAAGATCTTGGATTGCTGAGACGTGGGATTTTGCTAAGAAGATACTTCCATACCTATTTGTAGGTGTATTCTTAGCAGGAATCATAACAAAACTACTTCCACAGAATGTAGTGGTCTTCTTACTTGGCAAGAACAACATATTCTCAACATTCGTTGCTTCCATCATAGGTGCGTTAATGTACTTTGCAACGCTTACAGAAGTGCCGATAGTGCAAGCATTGACACAACTTGGAATGGCAAAAGGACCGACACTTGCATTGCTCATGGCAGGAAACTCTCTAAGTTTGCCAAGCATGATAGTCATAACAAAGCTTCTTGGAAAAAAGAAAGCATTTACATACTTCGGCTTGGTTGTTCTTTTCTCAACAATATTTGGAATGATCTATGGTCTTATTGGATAA
- a CDS encoding DUF4236 domain-containing protein, with protein sequence MRWCFRRSISIGKSFRINLSKSGMGVIQETSQL encoded by the coding sequence ATGCGTTGGTGTTTTCGAAGAAGCATAAGCATTGGTAAAAGCTTTCGCATAAACTTGAGCAAAAGTGGAATGGGAGTTATCCAAGAAACGTCACAACTATGA
- a CDS encoding macro domain-containing protein — MTNNRKGIKMILISPYSVFEHIFEVDAIVNTINTKGYMGKGLALECALRFPDMEKKYKEECQKQKIKAGDVWIYEVESEYWEDPEKEIRKTKRLKVLNAATKDDYKFPSKIEWVESVVNEIKNLLNGNEINSITLPKLGAGLGKLNWENVEDIIVTKLSELDKKIIIALDLIPGEREKLGIRRAMKELFSKKTLFENNTEHSYKENISRFRELLNIENVGKKKYSELVRKYY; from the coding sequence ATGACAAATAATAGAAAGGGGATAAAAATGATTCTTATTTCGCCATATTCTGTTTTTGAACATATCTTTGAAGTTGATGCGATTGTAAATACGATAAACACCAAAGGCTACATGGGAAAGGGATTAGCCCTTGAATGTGCTTTAAGGTTTCCGGATATGGAGAAAAAATATAAAGAAGAATGCCAGAAACAAAAGATAAAGGCCGGGGATGTTTGGATATATGAAGTAGAGAGTGAATACTGGGAAGATCCAGAAAAGGAAATTAGGAAAACGAAAAGACTAAAAGTATTGAATGCGGCCACAAAGGATGATTATAAATTCCCTTCAAAGATTGAATGGGTTGAATCAGTGGTTAACGAAATTAAGAACTTATTAAATGGCAACGAAATTAATTCTATTACTTTGCCTAAACTTGGTGCTGGACTTGGAAAACTAAATTGGGAGAACGTTGAGGATATTATCGTCACTAAGTTGTCTGAATTGGACAAAAAAATAATTATTGCTTTAGATCTAATACCAGGCGAAAGGGAAAAATTAGGAATTAGACGTGCAATGAAGGAATTGTTTAGTAAAAAAACACTGTTTGAAAACAATACTGAACATAGCTACAAAGAAAACATCTCAAGATTTAGAGAGCTTTTGAACATTGAAAATGTTGGAAAGAAAAAATACTCGGAATTGGTTAGGAAGTACTACTGA
- a CDS encoding phospho-sugar mutase yields MILFGTGGIRGIMREGEFDEKTVAVASKGVAEYMKKEGLKKVLIAYDTRNNSEKFAKISASVFAGEGMEVYIFDEPVPTPVLSYGVRKLKMDMGVVITASHNPPEYNGYKVYTSNGVQAVPEVTDILSDLVEQAWNQPINAIEKYSILGTDILDEYIDELAELINADLRGLRVVYSALHGTGTRFVPRLLRKMGAEVIEVQEQMNHDGNFPTVKTPNPEDNRALVLLRKYMEEHNVELGIATDPDADRVGVVYKNVRLTGNQVGVILSDMLISEYVNKGNNKGMLIKTIVTTDMVKPMCEEHGIRLFEVPTGFKFIGDLVEKTPQYDFIFGFEESCGYLTGDMARDKDAVLACGLVAKAAKQFDLLERLDALYKQYGYYFEKLLNFEFASVTQALDVYSKLKSVELPEVKEVIDYSEGYDGVIPNETLLLDFENGKIFVRPSGTEPKMKAYVMVQTDSSEKSGNELDKLEKFMKDLVEKIKG; encoded by the coding sequence ATGATTCTTTTTGGTACAGGTGGTATCCGCGGTATTATGAGAGAAGGAGAATTTGATGAGAAGACTGTAGCTGTTGCCTCAAAAGGCGTTGCAGAGTACATGAAAAAGGAAGGATTAAAGAAGGTACTGATTGCATATGATACAAGGAATAACTCTGAAAAGTTCGCCAAGATAAGTGCTTCCGTGTTTGCAGGCGAAGGTATGGAAGTTTACATCTTTGATGAACCTGTACCAACGCCTGTTTTGTCGTATGGGGTTCGAAAATTAAAGATGGACATGGGGGTAGTTATCACAGCGAGCCACAACCCGCCAGAATACAACGGGTACAAAGTTTACACATCAAACGGTGTGCAAGCGGTTCCTGAAGTTACCGATATACTTTCAGACTTAGTCGAACAAGCTTGGAATCAGCCAATAAATGCCATTGAAAAGTACAGTATTTTAGGAACAGACATCCTCGATGAATATATAGATGAGTTGGCTGAACTTATCAACGCGGATCTTAGAGGTCTACGGGTTGTTTACTCCGCACTTCACGGCACTGGTACAAGATTCGTTCCAAGACTTCTGAGAAAAATGGGTGCTGAAGTTATAGAGGTTCAGGAACAGATGAACCATGATGGGAATTTTCCAACTGTGAAAACACCGAACCCAGAAGACAACAGGGCTCTTGTGCTTCTGAGAAAATACATGGAAGAACACAACGTAGAACTTGGAATAGCGACAGACCCCGATGCAGACCGAGTTGGTGTTGTGTATAAGAACGTAAGGCTTACTGGAAATCAGGTTGGCGTGATACTTTCTGACATGCTAATATCAGAATACGTCAATAAAGGCAATAACAAAGGTATGTTAATAAAGACTATAGTGACTACAGACATGGTAAAGCCAATGTGCGAAGAACACGGTATAAGACTCTTTGAAGTTCCTACAGGATTCAAGTTCATCGGTGACTTAGTAGAAAAGACTCCACAGTACGATTTCATTTTTGGTTTTGAAGAAAGCTGTGGATACCTTACAGGTGATATGGCGCGTGATAAAGATGCAGTTTTGGCTTGTGGATTAGTTGCAAAGGCTGCAAAGCAATTTGACTTACTTGAAAGACTTGATGCGTTGTACAAGCAGTATGGATACTACTTCGAAAAACTCTTGAATTTTGAGTTTGCATCAGTTACACAAGCATTGGACGTTTACTCAAAACTCAAATCAGTCGAATTACCCGAAGTGAAAGAAGTAATCGACTATTCAGAAGGGTACGATGGTGTCATACCAAACGAAACTCTTCTATTGGATTTTGAAAATGGAAAGATATTTGTCAGACCATCGGGAACAGAACCCAAGATGAAAGCATATGTTATGGTACAGACTGATAGTAGTGAAAAGTCTGGAAACGAATTAGATAAGCTTGAGAAGTTTATGAAAGATCTTGTCGAGAAGATAAAGGGCTGA
- a CDS encoding PhzF family phenazine biosynthesis protein, which produces MRFFVADAFTQKPFYGNPAGVVLLNDDHAISKETMLNIAKEVRFSETAFVRQRSDNEFVLLYFTPVSEIDLCGHATIATFYVLKEESIIQENKKYIAHTRTGAIEVTVEDGKVMMEQAEPQMMETSEEMNFDETTLAELLGIEAGEIGDDKYSLKPRIVSTGLWDMIIPVRSKHTLFTISPNLDGIEDFCRINNIVSFHVFTLDEHRALANCRDFAPLYGIPEESATGTANGALIYYLYTHGVVQPDVTYEIIQGETMGRMSNIFASLKYKDGIYKAFVGGHARVIIKGDLHI; this is translated from the coding sequence ATGCGTTTCTTTGTTGCCGATGCTTTCACACAAAAACCGTTTTACGGAAATCCAGCAGGTGTTGTCTTGTTAAACGATGATCACGCGATATCAAAAGAAACGATGTTGAACATAGCAAAGGAAGTTAGATTTTCAGAAACAGCATTTGTGAGACAAAGGTCTGATAATGAATTTGTTTTGCTTTATTTCACCCCCGTTTCTGAAATAGACCTCTGCGGTCATGCAACAATTGCAACGTTTTATGTTCTAAAAGAAGAGAGCATTATTCAAGAGAATAAAAAATACATAGCTCATACAAGGACGGGAGCTATTGAAGTGACCGTTGAAGATGGTAAAGTAATGATGGAACAAGCAGAGCCTCAAATGATGGAAACATCTGAAGAAATGAATTTCGACGAGACTACTCTTGCTGAATTGTTAGGAATAGAGGCCGGGGAGATTGGTGATGATAAATATAGCCTTAAGCCGAGAATCGTGAGCACCGGATTATGGGACATGATTATTCCTGTAAGGTCTAAACATACATTGTTTACTATTTCACCTAATCTGGATGGAATTGAGGACTTTTGTAGAATAAACAACATTGTAAGCTTTCACGTATTTACGTTAGATGAACACAGAGCACTTGCGAATTGTAGAGATTTTGCTCCACTGTATGGAATCCCGGAAGAATCTGCAACAGGAACTGCAAATGGTGCATTGATTTATTATCTTTATACACATGGTGTAGTCCAGCCTGATGTTACATACGAAATTATCCAAGGTGAGACCATGGGTAGGATGTCTAATATATTTGCATCATTAAAGTACAAAGACGGTATCTACAAAGCTTTTGTTGGTGGACATGCAAGGGTTATAATCAAAGGTGATTTACATATTTGA
- a CDS encoding DUF7424 family protein, with the protein MPEVYISAIYDFATGQADKLSVWATLKISVSDRDSHDDYADEITEILSKRFETTENVRYDSDGTYYVADVEITTDTSKLISFSLKQDGTFTINFNKEELKAANEESAAVNSNNTVSENEITFTILVVNDLKKNIVIEPQGGIYIDKVPYPFPEKMNVKSRSRFTVVVTDLFRDYLVQKGSAPLFKIYW; encoded by the coding sequence TTGCCTGAAGTTTACATAAGCGCTATCTATGACTTTGCAACAGGGCAGGCTGATAAACTTTCGGTCTGGGCAACCCTGAAGATTTCAGTAAGTGACAGAGACAGCCATGATGATTACGCGGATGAGATAACGGAAATATTGAGTAAGCGATTTGAAACTACTGAGAATGTTAGATATGATAGCGACGGGACCTATTATGTTGCCGACGTGGAAATCACAACAGATACCAGCAAACTAATAAGTTTTAGTCTGAAGCAAGATGGTACGTTTACAATCAATTTTAACAAGGAAGAGTTAAAGGCAGCAAACGAAGAATCAGCAGCCGTTAACTCCAATAACACAGTTTCAGAAAACGAGATTACCTTTACAATTCTTGTAGTCAACGATCTAAAAAAGAATATTGTTATAGAACCACAAGGTGGAATATATATTGATAAGGTACCATATCCATTCCCAGAAAAGATGAATGTCAAATCACGAAGTAGGTTTACTGTAGTAGTTACTGATCTCTTTAGGGATTACTTAGTGCAGAAAGGCTCCGCACCGCTCTTCAAAATTTACTGGTAA
- a CDS encoding metallophosphoesterase family protein — MRRIAFISDIHSNLEALDSVMKDVEKQSIDEIYCLGDLVGYGPNPNEVVETIRAMNIITVMGNYDDAIGYEKDSCGCAYNPGRETEVGDESISWTIKNTTVENKEFLKKLPHKLSLDIEGVKILLVHGSPINYLIEYVKPSTSAERLRVLVKNVEEDIIINGHTHLIMAKHIYGKTILNPGSVGRTKDGQPGATYLILNVDNGVYWYEFRFVEYDIKTTVEKIIKTGLPIELATVLALGQTFDMGPSKEEKPELKEIPGFKI; from the coding sequence GTGCGACGAATAGCTTTTATTTCTGACATTCATTCCAACCTCGAAGCTTTAGATTCAGTAATGAAAGATGTTGAGAAACAAAGTATCGATGAAATTTACTGTCTTGGCGACCTGGTTGGTTATGGTCCGAATCCTAACGAAGTTGTTGAAACAATTAGAGCTATGAACATTATCACAGTCATGGGTAATTACGACGATGCTATTGGATATGAAAAAGATAGCTGTGGATGTGCGTACAATCCTGGTAGAGAAACAGAAGTTGGTGATGAGTCGATTAGCTGGACTATAAAGAACACAACAGTTGAGAACAAAGAGTTTCTGAAAAAGCTACCACACAAATTATCATTAGATATTGAAGGAGTCAAAATACTACTTGTTCATGGAAGTCCAATCAATTACCTTATTGAATATGTAAAACCTTCAACAAGTGCGGAAAGATTGAGAGTGCTGGTGAAAAACGTAGAGGAAGACATAATAATTAACGGTCACACCCATTTGATTATGGCCAAACACATCTATGGTAAGACAATCCTCAATCCCGGTAGCGTTGGAAGGACAAAAGATGGACAACCCGGAGCAACTTACTTGATACTGAACGTAGATAACGGAGTTTACTGGTATGAATTCCGATTTGTAGAGTACGATATTAAGACAACTGTTGAGAAAATTATCAAAACTGGTTTACCAATAGAACTCGCAACTGTTTTAGCATTAGGACAGACATTTGATATGGGACCTTCAAAGGAAGAAAAGCCGGAACTGAAAGAAATTCCAGGCTTCAAGATTTGA
- a CDS encoding tetratricopeptide repeat protein yields MEWELSKKRHNYEQAKPNSISEGPIVVTIYKPSNIKDLSAFRNLSISLLIIGVAILFASLPLGIAFLRNEVLVINLLADCFLELEKTELALEVLQKGPVRSRKMANEQLKLFHYLLGQTYLKLGNKKKALSHFQKIYVDDRNFKDVEKLIEELESQE; encoded by the coding sequence GTGGAATGGGAGTTATCCAAGAAACGTCACAACTATGAACAAGCGAAGCCTAATAGCATAAGCGAAGGACCTATAGTCGTTACCATCTACAAACCTTCAAACATAAAGGACTTATCAGCATTTAGAAATCTATCAATTTCTTTGTTAATTATAGGTGTTGCCATTCTATTTGCTTCACTGCCCTTAGGAATAGCTTTCCTAAGAAACGAGGTTTTGGTGATTAACCTTTTAGCCGACTGCTTTCTTGAATTAGAGAAAACAGAACTCGCCTTAGAGGTTCTCCAGAAAGGTCCAGTGCGTTCGAGAAAAATGGCGAATGAACAGCTCAAGCTCTTTCATTACCTTTTGGGACAAACATATCTAAAACTCGGCAACAAAAAGAAAGCACTCTCTCACTTCCAGAAAATATATGTGGATGATAGAAATTTTAAGGATGTTGAGAAGCTTATCGAAGAGCTTGAGAGTCAGGAATAG
- a CDS encoding DUF3298 and DUF4163 domain-containing protein, with the protein MEEQKRFTKQLSALSVLFLIALIAYILSMNTKQVVLVETKTEDKLTKIFVQIPKFQNFKNENIQNELNNGIQEKVKKIVEEVKEIAEEVNKVEELRYPYQAHISTEITYEGRDLISLVIYYYTFTGGAHGNTVFETYTIDVKSGKILTLADLFDGTCDYTKVIKDEIIKEIKSEEQDYYPEAIEYITQEDFSNKAFTISKDGVQIRYQDYEIAPHSTGLPTFTIPWDKFANCLKYTIK; encoded by the coding sequence ATGGAAGAGCAAAAGAGATTTACCAAGCAACTATCTGCACTTTCTGTACTATTCTTGATTGCATTGATCGCATACATACTTTCGATGAACACAAAACAGGTTGTGCTGGTCGAAACTAAAACCGAAGATAAACTAACGAAAATCTTTGTACAAATACCGAAGTTCCAGAATTTCAAAAATGAAAATATACAAAACGAGCTTAATAATGGAATTCAGGAGAAGGTCAAGAAAATCGTTGAAGAGGTTAAAGAAATAGCAGAAGAAGTTAATAAAGTTGAAGAGCTTCGCTATCCATATCAAGCACACATTTCAACTGAAATCACTTATGAAGGTAGAGACCTAATTAGCTTGGTTATTTACTATTACACTTTTACAGGTGGTGCTCACGGTAATACCGTATTTGAAACGTACACTATTGATGTAAAAAGCGGAAAGATTTTGACACTGGCGGATCTATTTGACGGAACATGCGATTATACCAAGGTAATAAAAGACGAAATAATCAAAGAAATCAAATCAGAAGAGCAAGACTACTACCCTGAAGCTATCGAGTATATAACCCAGGAAGATTTTTCCAATAAGGCGTTTACGATCTCAAAAGATGGAGTTCAAATTCGTTACCAAGACTACGAAATCGCACCGCATTCAACTGGACTTCCAACATTCACGATACCTTGGGACAAATTCGCAAACTGCTTGAAGTATACTATAAAATAG